A region of the Marmota flaviventris isolate mMarFla1 chromosome 3, mMarFla1.hap1, whole genome shotgun sequence genome:
GCATATAGTTTGCATTGATCAACCACCCTTCTTCCTTCCATCCACCCCATTCAACCCCCCATTTTCCCTCCCAATCACCAGAAATCAATATTTCTACTTTTCAGTATTCAACTTTTCTTAGTTTCCTTACATAATAGAGAACATTTGATACATGACTTTCTgtatttggattatttcacttaacatatatCCTCCATTTCCAACTAATTTGCtgcaaattattttgttttttttcatagctgaataatactccagTATACATGTACCACATtatctttgtccattcatctacagATTTGATATGCTTACctcatttcctttaaatatatgCTTAGGAGAGGAAAAGCTGGATCATCtagtagttttgtttttaattttttgtgaacCACCATGCTGTTCTCCATACATTACTAATTTACCTTTTGAACTAAAATTTATGAGTTATTTCTCCACATATTCACCAGTATATCTGTGGGGCAGGGCTGTTTGGTTTGCTTATTTTGTTAACAATAACCATTCTAACTTGGGCAAAATGGCATCTCATTGAAGTTTTGATACAAAATGATGTCTTAATCCACTTTGACTAAAGTATTTTTCACTGTAACAGAGGAAATTAAAGGATCATTGTCACCCTCAGGTGCCTTTCCATTTACTCTAAAGGTGGAAATGATATGATATTTCAGAAtaattccagatccaaacttagatatttattaaactaaaacttgtgtttttttctttgtgctttctcCTATAGGTTTGATAagacaaaaaataagcaaaaaagaatgagaaaccaCACAGAAGTAACAAAGTTTATCCTCCTGGGATTGTCAGATGATCCCAGGCTCCAGGTGGTAAtattcatctttctcttcctcaccTACATGCTCAGCATCACTGGGAACCTGACCATCATCACCCTTACCCTGCTGGATTCCCATCTTCAGActcccatgtatttcttcctcagGAATTTCTCCCTATTAGAAGTTTCATTCACAACTGTCAGTATACCCAAGTTCCTAGGTACCATTATTTCAGGAGATAAAACCATTTCCTTTAATGGCTGCATAGCTcagttattttttctcattctcctgGGAGTCACTGAATTTTACCTTCTGGCTGCCATGTCCTATGATCGTTACATCGCCATCTGCAAACCTCTGCACTACATGACCATCATGAATCGCAAAGTCTGCACAATGCttgtctttgcttcctggctggcCTCATTTTTAATCATCTTCCCTACTCTCATGTTTCTGCTACAGCTTGATTACTGTAGGTCCAATATCATTGACCATTTTACCTGTGATTACTTCCCCCTACTCCAACTTTCTTGTTCAGAAACACAATTCCTAGAGATAATGGGGTTTTCCTATGCTCTGTTTACTCTGATGTTCACTTTGGCACTAATAATTCTGTCCTACATATATATCATCAGAACCATTTTGAAGATTCCTTCTACTACTCAGAGGACAAAGGCCTTGTCCACGTGTTCTTCCCACATGATTGTTATCTCCATCTCTTATTTTAGctgcatttttatgtatattaaacCCTCAGCAAGAAAGAGATTATCACTGAGCAAGGGAGTGGCTGTGCTAAACACCTCAGTGGCTCCTATGCT
Encoded here:
- the LOC114087610 gene encoding olfactory receptor 6C1-like; amino-acid sequence: MRNHTEVTKFILLGLSDDPRLQVVIFIFLFLTYMLSITGNLTIITLTLLDSHLQTPMYFFLRNFSLLEVSFTTVSIPKFLGTIISGDKTISFNGCIAQLFFLILLGVTEFYLLAAMSYDRYIAICKPLHYMTIMNRKVCTMLVFASWLASFLIIFPTLMFLLQLDYCRSNIIDHFTCDYFPLLQLSCSETQFLEIMGFSYALFTLMFTLALIILSYIYIIRTILKIPSTTQRTKALSTCSSHMIVISISYFSCIFMYIKPSARKRLSLSKGVAVLNTSVAPMLNPFIYSLRNQQVKKVFMNMARKIVFFKSR